TAGGGGGAGGGAAGGGGCGATCGCACCGATAAACAAAAATTGATAATTGCTAGATGCTAATAAACAATCTACGGCTTGGAGGATAAGTTGCCAATTTTCGAGGGCTTCGGGCATTCTCGAACCGGGTAAAAGTACCAATTTTAAATGATTTTCATAGGGATCAAATTGGAGGTTAAAATCATGGTCAGCGATGCCATCCATCATGGGATTACCCACATCAAAGGCTTTGATGTTAAATTTTTGAAGACTATGGGCGGTGATGGAATCCCGAGGAAAAACCCCCCGACAACGGGCATGACTCATTAACCATCTTTCCCAAGGGTAGTATACACTACCAAAAAAACGATCTAAACCATTGGTATGGGGTAACCAACCCCTTTCGTTTTTCCAGAGATATTCTGATTTGGCAGTGCCCACAAATCCATATTCCGCTCCACTCAACCAAGCAAACATGAGAGGTAAAATATCCCCCACTGCCAAAATTTTGCCACCGCCTTTTGCCCACTTTTTGACGGCTTGATATTGAGCAATGGTCAACTGAATTAAACCTTGTTTCACATCTCCCAATAGTTGTTTTTTATCCATATAAACAAATCCCCCAGAAGGCATTTGTTTTACGGGGGCTATAATGGGTATATTGGCTTTATGATAAGCATAGCCCTCCCCCACCAAAGGCAAAGAGGCGATCGTCATTGTCGGGTCCACTAGCTGTAATTCCTTGATGATTTTAACGGCGATGGTATCCTCTCCATGACCATTACTTAATACTAATAATTTCATCCCCTATCACACACATACTATTGCAAGGTTTAATCTTACGCATTTTTGAAGAAAATTGACAATCAACCATTAATTTTTTTCGGTAGGCTAAACTAAATTAGCTCATGGTATAGTCTCTTATGGAAATATTAATTGTCGAAGACGAAAAAGAAATCGCCCAACTGATCAACTCTTGTCTGACAAGGGAAGGATTTAACTGTCACCTTGTCCATGATGGTTTATCTGCCCTCCAAAAAGCCAAAGAAATACAACCTGACTTAATTGTTTTAGATTTGATGTTACCCCAACTAGATGGCTTGGAAGTGTGTAATCGTTTACGAAATCAACCCCTAGAAAAAGATCCTTATATTCTCATGTTAACTGCCAAAGGAGAAGAAATTGATCGCATTGTAGGACTTTCTACGGGGGCTGATGACTATTTAGTAAAACCCTTTAGCACCAGAGAATTAGTCGCCAGAATTAGGGCTTTATTACGCCGTAGTTTGCGCCATGGGGGAATGCAGGAGGCACAAATTTATCAAACCAATCATTTTTGCGTCAATTTTGACGAACATAGTGCCACAAGACAATTAGACGGAGAAAAGATAGAAGAGTTAGATTTGACCGCCTTAGAATTTAATTTATTATCTACTTTCGTTAGCTATCCCCATAAAGTGTGGAGTCGTACCCAATTAATCGATAAACTATGGGGTGCAGAT
The sequence above is a segment of the Cyanobacterium stanieri PCC 7202 genome. Coding sequences within it:
- a CDS encoding hypothetical protein (TIGRFAM: conserved hypothetical protein~COGs: COG4370 conserved hypothetical protein~InterPro IPR019994~KEGG: cyp:PCC8801_0291 hypothetical protein~SPTR: Putative uncharacterized protein;~TIGRFAM: conserved hypothetical protein), which translates into the protein MKLLVLSNGHGEDTIAVKIIKELQLVDPTMTIASLPLVGEGYAYHKANIPIIAPVKQMPSGGFVYMDKKQLLGDVKQGLIQLTIAQYQAVKKWAKGGGKILAVGDILPLMFAWLSGAEYGFVGTAKSEYLWKNERGWLPHTNGLDRFFGSVYYPWERWLMSHARCRGVFPRDSITAHSLQKFNIKAFDVGNPMMDGIADHDFNLQFDPYENHLKLVLLPGSRMPEALENWQLILQAVDCLLASSNYQFLFIGAIAPSLPLEPFIQALPSPWQECPNLKPALPIRDKKIVNFTAKQGKLSISQGAYADCLHYGDMAIAMAGTATEQFVGLGKSAMAIIGKGPQFNHQFAKNQSYLLGNSIQLLQKPEEIVNKIEQTLTNPDYWQMIVKNGTKRMGNEGASHKIAHHLINQLMK
- a CDS encoding two component transcriptional regulator, winged helix family (PFAM: Response regulator receiver domain; Transcriptional regulatory protein, C terminal~COGs: COG0745 Response regulators consisting of a CheY-like receiver domain and a winged-helix DNA-binding domain~InterPro IPR001789:IPR001867~KEGG: cyc:PCC7424_2845 two component transcriptional regulator, winged helix family~PFAM: response regulator receiver; transcriptional regulator domain-containing protein~SMART: response regulator receiver~SPTR: Two component transcriptional regulator, winged helix family), translating into MEILIVEDEKEIAQLINSCLTREGFNCHLVHDGLSALQKAKEIQPDLIVLDLMLPQLDGLEVCNRLRNQPLEKDPYILMLTAKGEEIDRIVGLSTGADDYLVKPFSTRELVARIRALLRRSLRHGGMQEAQIYQTNHFCVNFDEHSATRQLDGEKIEELDLTALEFNLLSTFVSYPHKVWSRTQLIDKLWGADFFGDERVVDTHIRRLRKKIENNPAQPVFLKTVVGVGYKFED